The Deinococcus arcticus sequence GGGACTGCCGACAGGTGGACGAACTGCTTCAGGCGGTGTTTGCCGCACTGGATGCCGTCACACCGAGTGATATTCACGGCTGGTTCAAACATGTTCATCCATCAGTGTCTTTATGACAAATGCTCTAAGGCAAGTGGCACAGGCGTGCGGGCGGGGGGCCGCGTTACACTGCCCCCATGGCCCGCCCCCTGCCCACCATGCGAATGCCCCAGCGACCCTGAACTGCACTGGTGTTGCGCGGGGCGTTCTGAGCAGGCCGGGCGCCCCGCTTTCCTTTGCCCTTTATGCTGTGGAGGTTGCCCGGCCCCAGGCCGGGAAGGAAGGAATCCCATGAGCCACCCTGACCGCGCATTTTTCATCACGACGGCCATTGACTACGCCAACGGCGCGCCGCACATCGGCCACGTCTACGAGAAGATTCTCACCGACGCCATTGCCCGCTACCAGCGCTTGGCCGGGCGCGAGGTGTTTTTCCTGACCGGCACCGACGAGCACGGCGAGAAGATTGCCAAGGCCGCCGCCAAGGCCGGCCAGACCCCGCAGGTGTTCGTGGATGATCTGGCCACACGCGCCTTCAAGGGCCTGTGGGACCGGCTGGACATCGCCTACGACGACTTTGTGCGCACCACGGAGGGGCGCCACAAGCGCTTCGTTCAGGACATCCTGCAGCGGGTGTACGACGCGGGCGACATCTACTTTGACGAGTACGAGGGGCTGTACTCCGTGGGCGCCGAGCGTTACGTCACGGAAAAAGAGCTGGTGGAGGGCCCGGACGGCGTGCGCCGTTATCCCGGCGACAAGGACCCACCCGAACTGCGCCGCGAGGCGAACTATTTCTTCCGCATGGAGAAGTATCAGGCGTGGCTGCTGGACCATATTGGGCAGAACCCCGACTTTATCCAGCCGGCCGGCTACCGCAACGAGGTGCTGGAAATGCTCAGGGAGCCCATTGGGCCGCTGAGCATCTCGCGGCCCAAGAGCCGCGTGCCCTGGGGTATTGAACTGCCCTGGGACCCGGACCACGTCACCTACGTGTGGTTTGACGCGCTGCTGAATTACGTCTCGGCGCCGGTGAGCAAGGGCGAGCGCCCCGAGGTGATCGGCACCGCGTGGCACGTGATCGGCAAGGACATTCTCAAGCCGCACGCGGTGTTCTGGCCCACCATGCTGAAAGCCGCCGGGCTGCCCCCCTACCGCCGCCTCGTGGTGCACAGTCACATCCTGGCCGAGGACGGGCGCAAGATGGGCAAGAGCCTGGGCAACGCCATTGACCCCGAAGCGCTGGTGGCGCAGTACCCGGTGGACGCCATCCGCTACACCCTGCTGCGCGAGGCCACCCTGAGTGCCGATAGTCCCTACGGCGAGGGCATTCTGGTCTCGCGCCTGACCAGCGACCTTGCCAACGATCTGGGCAACCTGCTCTCGCGCACCGTGTCCATGATTCAGAAGTACCGGGGCGGCGTGATTCCGGCGGCCACCGAGATTACCGAGCGCGAGCGCGAGATCGAGGCCGCCGCGCTGGCCCTGCCAGGGCAGATTCTGGGGCTGGTGGACGACTTGAAGATCAATATGGCCCTGGAAGCGGCCATGAACTTCGTGCGCGACCTCAACCGCTACATTGCCGAGAGCGCGCCCTGGAACCTGGCCAAGAGTGAGCAGACCGCCCGGCGCCTGGACACGGTGCTGTACACCGCCGCCGAGGGCCTGCGCGTGGCCAGCGTGGCCCTGGAAGCGGCGCTGCCCAGTAAGGCCCGCGAACTGCGCGCGCAACTGGGCCTGGGCGGCCAGTCCTACACCCTGGCCGGCGCCTGGGGCCTGACCCCGGCCGGCACCCAGGTGGTGGGCGGCGCGATTCTGTTTCCCAAGCCCGAACCCAGGGTGGCCCCTGACAAGCTGGCCCCCGAAGCCACCCCCAAACCCGCCAAAGAGCCCGTGAAAGAGAACGTGACCCCCATGACCCAGACGGAAGTTGTTCCCGCTGTTCCGGCCGCCGCGCCCACCGCCCCCGCTGAGGCCCTGATTTCCATTGACGACTTTGCCCGCATTGACCTGCGTGTGGCCGAGGTGCTGGCTGCCGAGGCCGTGCCCAAGGCCGACAAGCTGCTGAAACTGACGGTGCGCCTGGGCGAGGAGGAACGCACCGTGGTCAGCGGCATTCGCCAGTGGTTCGCCCCCGAAGCCCTGGTGGGCCGCAAGGTGATTCTGGTCGCCAACCTGAAGCCCGCCAAGCTGCGCGGTATCGAGTCCCAGGGCATGATCCTGGCCGCCGAGGACGATCAGGGCAACCTGGACCTCGTGGGCCTGACACTGGACCTGCCCAGCGGAACGAAGGTGCGCTGAAGGAGGCCGGGCCCCAGGCGAAACGCCACCTGGGCAGGTCGTGACCACCTCGTTCTGAGGCACGCCGCGCTGCTCCTCCCATTGCTCTGGGAGGAGCAGCGCGGCGTGGGCAAGAGGGGTTGCCGAAGGTCCTGAAGGGCGAGGCTGTCGGGGGCCAGCTGATACGGGACTCCTCTGATGCCCGAGCCTGTTGGAAGGGCGCAGGGGTGCGTTTTCATCGCCGCAGTTCCGTTTTTCTGGGGTTTGCTCTGCGACAGCGCTCTCCAAGTCCGCTCCCCCCCCCTCGCTTTCGGCTCAGCGCAGGAACAGAGACGGATGTCCGGGAAGTGGAGGAACATCCCCCTTCTTCCTGGATGTTCCGGCAATGGACGGAATCCGTATCACTGGTCGGGGCTGCCGGGATCAGTGCAGGCGTACAGTCCTGTCACCCTTCCTGCGCGCCGCACGTGCGGCGCCGGGGTGTGGGCCAATTGCCTAAGCTGTCTGGGTGCGACGTCTCGTGCCTGCCCTGCTGCTGCCCTTTCTGAGTGGCTGCGTTGATCCGTCCGTACAGGCCCCGCTGCGACCCCTCACAGAGGCCGAGCTGCGCCCGTATTACGTGGACGCTCCCCCACAGCCTTTGCCGGTCTACACGGCCTTTAGGCTGGGCGAGTCGTATGTGCCGGGCGGGACCGTGGAGGGCTGGAAGGCCAGAAACGTGGTGCCGCTTTACAGCCTCCGGGGCCAGAGTGCCGTGCTGGCCGCGCACCTGCAGCCCGACGGCCGCCTCACTGGCGCGGCGCCCCTTCAGACTGGCCCAGCCGAAACCCTGCAATACACGCTGTCCATGCGAGGCAATAATTCACTGGCAGGTGGCCTGTGCCCGGTGGATGGCCTGAAGGCCACGGCAGGGGTCAAGGTGCACCTGCCCGAGGTGGCCTTCTTTTTCTACCGCTTCGCTGATGTTCAGCAGGGGGCGCAGCCCCTTACCTCGCCGATTCCGGAAGAACGGAGGCTGCACTACGACCTGCGGGCCTATGACAAACCCACCAGCCCGGCCCGGGTTGACCTGGTGTATGTGTCAGAAGACCTCACGGTTCAGGGGGAGCAACGCTGCGTCCGTGGTTATGAACAGTCCGGCCAGATCTCGACCTACCAGGACAACATTCGGGTGAATTTCAAGCTGAGCCGGGGGTGGAACGCGCTGCTGCGCACCGAGACGCGGTCTTCCGCTGGTCAGACCCACGTGAGCCATATCACCTGGACGACGGTGCCGCGCGACGTCATTGAGCGGTGGCTGTAAAGGGGGCCAGGGTGGGCAAAGCCGCGTGACGTCCGGGCCCCGTCCGGCGGTCCCCAGGCCCTGACCAGAACCTGACTGTCTCATCAGGCCCGGGCAGGGCGCTCACGTTACACTGCCCCCATGCCTTTTGTCGTCGTCTCCGGTCTGTCTGGCAGTGGCAAGAGCACCGCGCTGCGCACCCTGGAAGACGCCGGGTTCTTTATCACCGATAACCTGCCCCCAGAACTGTGGGGCGCCATGCACGACCTCGTGTCGGCGCGGGGGCTGCCCTGCGTGGCCATCAGTACCGACGCGCGCACCCGCGATTTCCTGGGCGCACTGGAAGCCAGCTACGTGCGGCTCTCGCGCCGCCGCGAGGACCTGCGCGTGCTGTTTCTGGAAGCCAACACGGACGTGCTGCTCAAGCGCTACAACTTCACCCGCCGCGAGCACCCGCTGGGCGACAACCTGATGCTGGACTTTGCGCGCGAACGCGAGTTGCTCGCG is a genomic window containing:
- the metG gene encoding methionine--tRNA ligase: MSHPDRAFFITTAIDYANGAPHIGHVYEKILTDAIARYQRLAGREVFFLTGTDEHGEKIAKAAAKAGQTPQVFVDDLATRAFKGLWDRLDIAYDDFVRTTEGRHKRFVQDILQRVYDAGDIYFDEYEGLYSVGAERYVTEKELVEGPDGVRRYPGDKDPPELRREANYFFRMEKYQAWLLDHIGQNPDFIQPAGYRNEVLEMLREPIGPLSISRPKSRVPWGIELPWDPDHVTYVWFDALLNYVSAPVSKGERPEVIGTAWHVIGKDILKPHAVFWPTMLKAAGLPPYRRLVVHSHILAEDGRKMGKSLGNAIDPEALVAQYPVDAIRYTLLREATLSADSPYGEGILVSRLTSDLANDLGNLLSRTVSMIQKYRGGVIPAATEITEREREIEAAALALPGQILGLVDDLKINMALEAAMNFVRDLNRYIAESAPWNLAKSEQTARRLDTVLYTAAEGLRVASVALEAALPSKARELRAQLGLGGQSYTLAGAWGLTPAGTQVVGGAILFPKPEPRVAPDKLAPEATPKPAKEPVKENVTPMTQTEVVPAVPAAAPTAPAEALISIDDFARIDLRVAEVLAAEAVPKADKLLKLTVRLGEEERTVVSGIRQWFAPEALVGRKVILVANLKPAKLRGIESQGMILAAEDDQGNLDLVGLTLDLPSGTKVR